From Pseudokineococcus lusitanus, a single genomic window includes:
- a CDS encoding type II secretion system protein: MLARIQKSIREKDAGFTLIELLVVMIIIGILAAIAIPVFLSQREKARDTATKADVSTVGKEIAAYYVDGTSPITVTTTAANAATPAYTISTTGAGGAQLSTGSLSKGTVLANVTGTGATDWCVAFTNADGSAANKTWKFNKGGLSAGQC; the protein is encoded by the coding sequence ATGCTGGCTCGCATCCAGAAGTCGATCCGCGAGAAGGACGCCGGCTTCACGCTCATCGAGCTCCTCGTCGTCATGATCATCATCGGCATCCTCGCCGCCATCGCCATCCCGGTCTTCCTGTCCCAGCGCGAGAAGGCCCGGGACACGGCCACCAAGGCGGACGTCTCGACGGTGGGCAAGGAGATCGCTGCCTACTACGTCGACGGGACCTCTCCCATCACTGTCACGACGACCGCCGCCAACGCCGCGACGCCCGCGTACACGATCTCCACGACGGGGGCTGGTGGGGCGCAGCTGAGCACCGGCTCCCTCAGCAAGGGCACCGTGCTCGCCAACGTGACGGGCACCGGCGCGACCGACTGGTGCGTCGCCTTCACCAACGCCGACGGCAGCGCGGCGAACAAGACCTGGAAGTTCAACAAGGGCGGGCTCTCGGCCGGTCAGTGCTGA